A window from Nitrosopumilus sp. encodes these proteins:
- a CDS encoding winged helix-turn-helix domain-containing protein encodes MQNNLDLLLYRCNIKRNSTGAKILESSYDISGFSLLEISKMSKKQYRYTKKIVLELKYSGYLESEGRGIYSITQKGRWFVICQRLDGLSFLSLCLLAEVYHRVNSNPEFFYQFSSFRQCYEKDYDENFTYIAIYHRQNISKSLKHLTSRNLVYVSGDFIKMTNPMIAFLKKYHKDLESLFLWCSDTYEKCICHTIENNNFNVSGILQGPN; translated from the coding sequence TTGCAAAATAATCTAGATCTATTATTGTATAGATGCAACATAAAGAGAAACTCTACAGGGGCAAAAATTCTTGAATCGTCATATGATATTTCAGGATTCTCTCTTCTTGAGATTTCAAAAATGAGCAAAAAGCAGTATAGATACACCAAAAAAATAGTCCTAGAACTGAAATATTCTGGATATCTCGAGTCAGAAGGCAGAGGAATCTACTCTATTACTCAAAAGGGTAGGTGGTTTGTCATTTGTCAGAGGCTTGATGGATTATCTTTTTTGTCATTATGTTTATTGGCTGAAGTTTATCACAGGGTCAACTCCAACCCAGAATTTTTTTACCAGTTTTCATCATTTAGGCAATGTTACGAGAAAGATTATGATGAGAATTTTACATATATTGCAATATATCACAGACAAAACATTTCAAAATCCCTCAAACATTTGACGTCAAGAAACCTAGTGTATGTGTCTGGGGATTTTATCAAAATGACAAACCCCATGATTGCATTTCTAAAAAAGTATCACAAAGATCTTGAATCATTATTTTTGTGGTGCAGTGATACTTATGAAAAATGCATTTGCCATACAATTGAAAATAATAATTTTAATGTCAGTGGTATATTGCAAGGACCCAATTAG
- a CDS encoding dicarboxylate/amino acid:cation symporter, translated as MFKNYIFKNLWLQVVLSLLIGLCVGLVLGDDVGVGIDDNALDSLSSYLKIPANIFLSIIQMIIVPLIFASIVVAITNLGAKDKLKTLGLGVGTYFVITTTIAILVAVFLASIISPGSILDLTSLQESHDLSDDDLQIKDGFSLDDIPNAVSNIIPKNPISSYLEGQMFSILVMALIVGLSMAVLPKESIKPLLGVLESIQKITLHILLISMKIVPFAVFGLIVGMVATVGVGTMVGLGAYMGTVVLGLGIMLLVYTLFLKFVAKRSISSTFSKFRNPQTLAFSTASSMATMPITLKTAEDDLRIDTRVSKFVIPLGATVNMDGTALYQVIAVFFLAQLFAIELSMISILVIIIASLLASIGTPAVPGAGVIVLSTILITVGIPPVGILLLISVDRILDMIRTMVNVTGDLTACCVFDKITRD; from the coding sequence ATGTTTAAAAATTATATTTTCAAGAATTTGTGGCTTCAGGTTGTATTGTCTTTACTCATAGGACTTTGTGTGGGATTAGTTTTAGGTGATGATGTAGGTGTTGGGATAGATGATAACGCTTTAGATTCTTTATCATCCTATCTGAAAATTCCTGCCAACATATTTTTGAGTATAATTCAAATGATTATTGTCCCGCTAATTTTTGCCTCTATTGTTGTGGCTATTACTAATCTGGGAGCAAAAGATAAACTAAAAACTCTAGGATTGGGTGTCGGCACTTACTTTGTGATCACTACTACAATCGCAATACTTGTAGCTGTGTTTCTTGCATCAATTATTTCTCCAGGTAGTATTCTTGATCTTACTTCTCTTCAGGAATCTCATGATCTTTCAGATGATGATCTACAAATCAAAGATGGCTTTTCATTAGATGATATTCCAAATGCCGTATCCAATATAATTCCAAAAAATCCTATTTCTTCGTATCTTGAAGGGCAAATGTTTAGCATCTTGGTGATGGCACTCATTGTAGGTCTATCCATGGCAGTTCTTCCAAAAGAATCAATCAAGCCATTGCTAGGTGTACTAGAATCAATCCAAAAAATTACACTGCACATTCTTTTGATTTCTATGAAGATTGTACCGTTTGCAGTTTTTGGATTGATTGTTGGAATGGTTGCAACAGTTGGTGTGGGAACAATGGTTGGATTGGGGGCATACATGGGAACCGTTGTTCTAGGTCTTGGAATTATGTTACTGGTATACACATTGTTCTTAAAATTCGTAGCAAAAAGATCAATATCTTCTACCTTTTCGAAATTCCGTAATCCGCAAACGTTGGCTTTTTCAACAGCCAGTTCCATGGCTACAATGCCAATAACATTAAAGACTGCAGAAGATGATCTGAGAATAGATACTAGAGTTTCAAAATTTGTTATTCCTTTAGGAGCTACTGTGAATATGGATGGAACTGCGCTATACCAGGTTATAGCTGTCTTCTTTTTGGCACAGCTTTTTGCAATCGAATTAAGTATGATATCTATATTGGTGATAATCATAGCCTCTCTTTTGGCTTCTATTGGAACCCCTGCTGTACCTGGCGCAGGAGTAATCGTCTTGTCCACCATACTGATTACTGTAGGCATTCCTCCTGTTGGAATCTTGTTGTTGATTTCTGTAGATAGAATTTTGGACATGATTAGAACTATGGTAAATGTTACGGGAGATCTTACCGCCTGTTGTGTATTTGACAAAATAACGCGGGATTAA
- a CDS encoding AbiV family abortive infection protein: MTREQAEKAITMCLDNAWSYLNDADMYVSNNRTDHLAIPIEFAMEEIGKAKIIYDKIEQSNSKILLSSKDGIYSHLTKMEKAVSLIELDGSDELADEMAEDLLLGGYSGFDYSLDLSTISNIIKKEIELKNTGKQGHDIRLASSYIDFDPITNEPKIQKPSVDFSKLIKPLHEIITGYPSSFNTY; encoded by the coding sequence TTGACTCGAGAACAAGCAGAAAAAGCTATTACAATGTGTCTTGATAATGCATGGTCATATCTTAATGATGCTGACATGTATGTTTCAAATAATAGAACAGACCATTTGGCAATCCCAATTGAATTTGCGATGGAAGAGATTGGAAAGGCAAAAATCATTTATGATAAAATAGAACAGAGTAATTCAAAAATTCTCCTATCCTCTAAAGATGGTATCTATTCACATTTAACAAAAATGGAAAAGGCAGTTTCATTGATTGAACTAGATGGAAGTGATGAACTAGCAGATGAAATGGCAGAAGATTTGTTATTAGGCGGATATAGTGGATTTGATTATTCACTTGATCTGTCAACAATTTCAAATATTATAAAAAAAGAAATTGAATTAAAGAATACTGGAAAACAAGGTCATGACATACGACTCGCTAGTTCATATATTGATTTTGATCCTATCACAAATGAACCTAAAATTCAAAAACCTTCAGTAGATTTTAGTAAACTCATCAAACCATTGCATGAAATCATAACTGGATATCCTTCTTCATTTAATACCTATTGA
- a CDS encoding phage N-6-adenine-methyltransferase, with amino-acid sequence MNPRSVQHLHFINVQDEYGTPKELFQNICKKHDIYPQIDICASDVNHVLPNYITKEQNCFEYSITQDFFMNPPYSRVSEFMEFAYLQHTRNNVSCLILTYSKTDTIWWHKFVEGKSSIHFIKGRIRFLDESGIPTCNVAPYPSCWIVFKKDRVK; translated from the coding sequence ATGAATCCAAGATCAGTCCAGCATCTTCATTTTATTAATGTTCAAGATGAGTATGGTACTCCCAAGGAATTGTTTCAAAATATCTGCAAAAAACATGACATTTATCCACAAATTGATATATGTGCAAGTGACGTAAACCATGTCTTACCAAATTACATCACAAAAGAACAGAATTGTTTTGAATATTCTATAACTCAAGATTTTTTTATGAATCCACCATATTCACGAGTCTCAGAGTTTATGGAATTTGCATATTTGCAACACACAAGAAACAATGTGTCTTGCCTGATTTTGACTTATTCCAAGACAGACACTATTTGGTGGCACAAATTTGTGGAAGGTAAATCTAGTATTCACTTTATCAAGGGCAGAATTAGATTTTTAGATGAATCAGGTATTCCAACTTGCAATGTGGCACCGTATCCAAGTTGCTGGATTGTTTTTAAAAAAGACAGAGTGAAATAA